From a region of the Bacteroidia bacterium genome:
- a CDS encoding TlpA family protein disulfide reductase gives MRNKIHLLIIGLFLCTSIGFAQAPAILKLDSLLKKFPSQDTVYVINFWATWCKPCVEEFPLFTELDQKAKERNWKVKVLMVSMDFAEDYKSKLLPFLEKHPTGAEIVLLDENNADYFIPKIDSAWTGTLPFTLVINYKGEKGVRFSVEGPVTWDELLQFTTN, from the coding sequence ATGCGGAACAAAATACATCTGCTGATTATTGGGCTATTTCTGTGTACTTCCATCGGATTCGCTCAAGCACCGGCGATTTTGAAACTGGATTCACTTTTAAAGAAATTCCCTTCTCAGGACACAGTGTACGTGATTAATTTCTGGGCAACATGGTGCAAACCCTGTGTAGAAGAATTTCCGCTTTTTACTGAGTTAGACCAGAAGGCAAAGGAGCGTAACTGGAAGGTGAAGGTGCTGATGGTGAGCATGGATTTCGCAGAGGATTATAAGTCCAAGCTCCTCCCCTTTCTTGAAAAACACCCAACGGGTGCAGAAATTGTATTACTGGATGAAAACAATGCGGATTATTTTATTCCAAAAATAGATTCTGCCTGGACGGGAACACTTCCCTTTACCCTTGTGATTAACTATAAAGGGGAGAAAGGAGTAAGATTCTCTGTCGAAGGTCCTGTGACCTGGGACGAACTGCTGCAATTCACAACGAATTAA